From a region of the Mauremys mutica isolate MM-2020 ecotype Southern chromosome 12, ASM2049712v1, whole genome shotgun sequence genome:
- the LOC123344850 gene encoding zinc finger protein RFP-like isoform X2, which translates to MAAANPAKSLQDELTCSICLDYFKDPVSLDCDHNFCRACITQCWEGFATEISCPQCREIFPQRNLRLNRQLRNVVEAARELRLSSGGEPEPERLCEKHKEPLKLFCKEDEIPICLVCERSKEHRDHTVIPAEEAAKEFKEKIQAHLKTLKEEGEKLLGLKVSREKRSQEYLRNIQTERQKIVSVFQRLWQFLKEQERLLLAQLEKLDKEIVKIQNENVSKLSQEISRLNNVISEMEGKCQKPVTELLQDVRSTFSRCEKGKFQQPEEISPKLELRLSDFSQKTVALMETLRKFKVNVTLDPDTAHPELVLSEDRKSVRRGDTRQRLPDNPERFDTRPCVLGCEGFTSGRHCWKVEVGGGRYWSVGVARESVGRKGRTSLSPKGGIWAVERLGGQFRALTSPATLLPLSRFPSRIRVCLDCDRGQVTFIDAGDEAPIVTFPLGSLPGERIRPWLWLRVGMGSRLRLCP; encoded by the exons ATGGCTGCTGCGAATCCAGCAAAAAGTCTCCAGGATGAACTGACCTGTTCCATCTGTTTGGACTATTTTAAAGATCCAGTGTCTCTAGACTGTGatcacaatttctgccgagcctgcatcacccagtgctgggagggatttgCTACTGAGAtctcctgcccccagtgcagaGAGATCTTTCCCCAGAGAAACCTCAGACTGAACAGGCAGCTCAGGAATGTTGTGGAAGCAGCCAGAGAACTCAGGTTGTCCTCAGGGGGGGAACCAGAACCAGAGAGACTGTGTGAGAAACATAAGGAGCCTCTAAAACTGTTCTGCAAAGAGGACGAAATCCCCATCTGCCTGGTATGTGAGAGATCAAAGGAGCACAGAGATCACACAGTCATTCCTGCAGAGGAAGCTGCCAAAGAATTCAAG gaaaagaTTCAGGCTCATTTGAAGACGctgaaggaagagggagaaaagctgctgggattgaaagtgaGCAGAGAGAAGAGAAGCCAGGAATATCTG AGAAATATacaaaccgagaggcagaagattgtgtctgtATTTCAGCGACTGTGGCAGTTCCTgaaggaacaagagcgactcctgctggcccagctggagaagctggacaaggagatagtgaagatacagaatgaaaatgtcagtaaactaTCCCAGGAGATTTCCCGTCTCAATAACGTGATCAGCgagatggaggggaagtgtcagaagccagtgACAGAATTGTTGCAG gatgtcagaagcACCTTCAGCAG gtgtgagaaggggaagttccagcagccagaggagatttctcctaAATTAGAATTAAGACTCAGTGATTTCTCCCAGAAAACTGTTGCTCTAATGGAGACTCtcaggaagttcaaag tgaatgtgactctggatccagacacggctcatcccgaactcgtcctgtctgaggatcggaaaagtgtgagacgGGGAGACACACGGCAGCGactgcccgacaaccctgagagatttgacactcggccctgtgtgctgggctgtgagggattcacctcggggagacattgctggaaggtggaggtggggggtgggcgatACTggtctgtgggggtggccagagagtctgtggggaggaagggacggACCAGCCTTAGCCctaagggggggatctgggctgtggagcggtTGGGGGGTCAGttccgggctctcacctcccctgcgaccctcctgcccctgagccggttccccagcaggatccgggtttgtctggactgtgaccgggggcaggtgacatttatcgatgctggtgatgaGGCCCCGATCGTCACTTTCCCGCTGGGCTCCCTCCccggggagagaatccgaccctggctctggctccgggtggggatgggatcccggctcagactgtgtccctga
- the LOC123344850 gene encoding zinc finger protein RFP-like isoform X1 — MAAANPAKSLQDELTCSICLDYFKDPVSLDCDHNFCRACITQCWEGFATEISCPQCREIFPQRNLRLNRQLRNVVEAARELRLSSGGEPEPERLCEKHKEPLKLFCKEDEIPICLVCERSKEHRDHTVIPAEEAAKEFKEKIQAHLKTLKEEGEKLLGLKVSREKRSQEYLRNIQTERQKIVSVFQRLWQFLKEQERLLLAQLEKLDKEIVKIQNENVSKLSQEISRLNNVISEMEGKCQKPVTELLQDVRSTFSRCEKGKFQQPEEISPKLELRLSDFSQKTVALMETLRKFKDALPSALETKRGGFLGTFRQVNVTLDPDTAHPELVLSEDRKSVRRGDTRQRLPDNPERFDTRPCVLGCEGFTSGRHCWKVEVGGGRYWSVGVARESVGRKGRTSLSPKGGIWAVERLGGQFRALTSPATLLPLSRFPSRIRVCLDCDRGQVTFIDAGDEAPIVTFPLGSLPGERIRPWLWLRVGMGSRLRLCP, encoded by the exons ATGGCTGCTGCGAATCCAGCAAAAAGTCTCCAGGATGAACTGACCTGTTCCATCTGTTTGGACTATTTTAAAGATCCAGTGTCTCTAGACTGTGatcacaatttctgccgagcctgcatcacccagtgctgggagggatttgCTACTGAGAtctcctgcccccagtgcagaGAGATCTTTCCCCAGAGAAACCTCAGACTGAACAGGCAGCTCAGGAATGTTGTGGAAGCAGCCAGAGAACTCAGGTTGTCCTCAGGGGGGGAACCAGAACCAGAGAGACTGTGTGAGAAACATAAGGAGCCTCTAAAACTGTTCTGCAAAGAGGACGAAATCCCCATCTGCCTGGTATGTGAGAGATCAAAGGAGCACAGAGATCACACAGTCATTCCTGCAGAGGAAGCTGCCAAAGAATTCAAG gaaaagaTTCAGGCTCATTTGAAGACGctgaaggaagagggagaaaagctgctgggattgaaagtgaGCAGAGAGAAGAGAAGCCAGGAATATCTG AGAAATATacaaaccgagaggcagaagattgtgtctgtATTTCAGCGACTGTGGCAGTTCCTgaaggaacaagagcgactcctgctggcccagctggagaagctggacaaggagatagtgaagatacagaatgaaaatgtcagtaaactaTCCCAGGAGATTTCCCGTCTCAATAACGTGATCAGCgagatggaggggaagtgtcagaagccagtgACAGAATTGTTGCAG gatgtcagaagcACCTTCAGCAG gtgtgagaaggggaagttccagcagccagaggagatttctcctaAATTAGAATTAAGACTCAGTGATTTCTCCCAGAAAACTGTTGCTCTAATGGAGACTCtcaggaagttcaaag acGCTCTGCCGTCTGCATTGGAGACAAAAAGAGGAGGATTCCTAGGAACATTCAGACAGG tgaatgtgactctggatccagacacggctcatcccgaactcgtcctgtctgaggatcggaaaagtgtgagacgGGGAGACACACGGCAGCGactgcccgacaaccctgagagatttgacactcggccctgtgtgctgggctgtgagggattcacctcggggagacattgctggaaggtggaggtggggggtgggcgatACTggtctgtgggggtggccagagagtctgtggggaggaagggacggACCAGCCTTAGCCctaagggggggatctgggctgtggagcggtTGGGGGGTCAGttccgggctctcacctcccctgcgaccctcctgcccctgagccggttccccagcaggatccgggtttgtctggactgtgaccgggggcaggtgacatttatcgatgctggtgatgaGGCCCCGATCGTCACTTTCCCGCTGGGCTCCCTCCccggggagagaatccgaccctggctctggctccgggtggggatgggatcccggctcagactgtgtccctga